One part of the Leptolyngbya sp. FACHB-261 genome encodes these proteins:
- a CDS encoding S-adenosylmethionine decarboxylase family protein, translating into MDAEFMVSNPSLNSSSGLKSHHLSAVLTAAPEIFEWTETEFLSFLKDSVQNVGLKAVGELAFTFEPQGISAVVLLEESHIALHFWPEKGKISVDIHVCDYQQNNRNKAEKLAQLLTLNISGNGNSDSWHYLAISG; encoded by the coding sequence ATGGACGCAGAGTTTATGGTGTCTAACCCGAGCCTTAATTCTAGTTCTGGTCTGAAGTCCCATCACCTCTCGGCAGTCCTTACTGCTGCACCAGAAATCTTTGAATGGACAGAAACTGAGTTTTTGAGTTTCTTGAAAGACTCGGTTCAAAACGTTGGGCTAAAAGCAGTGGGCGAACTAGCGTTCACCTTCGAACCTCAAGGAATTTCAGCCGTCGTTCTATTAGAGGAGTCGCATATTGCTCTTCACTTCTGGCCAGAGAAGGGCAAAATCTCAGTTGATATTCATGTTTGCGATTACCAACAAAATAATCGAAATAAAGCGGAGAAACTGGCTCAATTACTGACGCTAAACATCAGTGGAAATGGCAACAGTGACTCCTGGCATTACTTGGCGATCAGTGGTTAG
- a CDS encoding DUF4178 domain-containing protein → MLVLIWLGIGLLVCLGIVLLVQQRQSQALKPSSAPLVASVERSIFDLQLGDFVQYLGGDWVVEGRLTYDSNGYQWLEYLLQEGEQVCWLSVEEDDQLEVCWLEPISDLEISSTPPQKLTFGGEAYTCREAGSAKMTPSSKTLNRKAQRCQYFDYNGPGNKVLSVEVWDGKVEVTAGERISPTLLTILPGDGRRVYGV, encoded by the coding sequence GTGCTGGTATTAATCTGGCTGGGTATTGGTCTACTGGTTTGCCTGGGCATTGTATTACTGGTTCAGCAGCGGCAAAGTCAGGCTCTGAAACCGAGCAGCGCTCCTCTAGTTGCATCAGTAGAACGCTCCATTTTCGATCTGCAACTAGGCGACTTTGTGCAATATTTGGGCGGTGATTGGGTCGTCGAAGGACGGCTCACCTATGACAGCAATGGCTATCAATGGCTGGAATATCTACTGCAAGAGGGTGAGCAAGTTTGTTGGCTCTCAGTCGAAGAAGATGACCAGCTTGAAGTCTGCTGGTTAGAACCGATCTCGGATTTGGAAATTAGCAGTACACCCCCACAGAAACTAACTTTTGGCGGTGAAGCTTATACCTGTAGAGAAGCAGGCTCTGCTAAGATGACCCCCTCCAGCAAAACCCTTAATCGCAAGGCCCAGCGCTGCCAGTATTTCGACTACAACGGGCCTGGCAATAAAGTGCTCTCGGTCGAAGTCTGGGATGGCAAGGTTGAGGTGACTGCGGGCGAACGGATTTCCCCTACTCTGCTCACTATTTTGCCGGGAGATGGACGCAGAGTTTATGGTGTCTAA
- a CDS encoding polyamine aminopropyltransferase — translation MTLDLLTEVSSFQPLSRSQRLLLLTATAICSGCALAAELLLGTLASYLVGNQALAYGVAVGGFLAAMGIGAYFSRFIGDQGEPAQQQQQLLLAFVQIELLIAPLIVFLPLGLFALFVVSGPLWLGLVLVTGLLGTLAGLEVPLLTRLLEQDEGVRDALSGVLALDYLGALLGSLAFPVLLLPVLGLFPSAAVIGALPAFMVFALGRAFAQSEPKVRAWSYWGLVLGLGLCAFAPVATSLGDRLENTQYNAPIIARIQSPYQRIVLTRQGADVRLFLDGDLQFSTLDEYRYHEALVHPAMSASSTRRRVLLLGAGDGLALREVLKWPEVERVLLIDLDQAVVNLARRHPFLTRVNAGALVDPRVEVQQADAFVAAPALDERFDVIIADFPDPDRETIAKLYAEGFYQRLLPRLAAGGVLVTQASSPFFAPRAFACIAATLQAVGLAVQPYVIDVPSFGPWGFVLASRTPITPTTLQLPVATRFLRQPMLAQLFQLPGDIEIGPVEVNRLAYPIIVRYQDDPRWAAYQ, via the coding sequence ATGACCCTAGACCTACTGACTGAGGTCAGTTCATTCCAACCCTTGAGCCGCAGTCAACGCCTGCTATTGCTGACGGCCACCGCGATCTGTTCCGGTTGCGCTTTGGCTGCTGAGTTACTGCTAGGGACGCTAGCCAGCTATCTTGTCGGCAATCAGGCCCTCGCTTATGGGGTAGCGGTGGGAGGCTTTTTAGCGGCGATGGGGATTGGCGCTTACTTCAGCCGCTTTATTGGTGACCAAGGCGAACCAGCCCAACAACAGCAGCAGTTGTTATTGGCCTTTGTGCAAATTGAGCTGCTGATCGCCCCACTCATTGTCTTCTTGCCCTTGGGCCTGTTCGCCTTGTTTGTGGTCAGTGGTCCCCTGTGGCTGGGTTTGGTGTTGGTGACTGGACTGCTGGGTACCCTGGCTGGCTTGGAGGTGCCTCTCCTGACCCGGCTACTGGAGCAGGATGAGGGCGTGCGCGATGCTCTATCCGGGGTACTAGCGCTCGATTACCTGGGGGCACTGTTGGGGTCTTTGGCCTTTCCGGTGTTGCTATTACCGGTTCTGGGCTTGTTTCCTTCAGCCGCAGTAATTGGGGCCTTGCCTGCCTTCATGGTCTTTGCCTTAGGACGAGCTTTTGCTCAGTCTGAGCCCAAAGTTCGCGCTTGGAGCTACTGGGGTCTGGTGCTGGGCTTGGGCTTGTGTGCCTTTGCACCGGTGGCAACTTCGTTGGGCGACCGTCTGGAAAATACCCAATACAACGCGCCGATTATTGCCCGCATTCAGTCACCCTATCAGCGCATTGTTCTAACTCGGCAGGGTGCGGATGTACGGTTGTTTCTGGATGGCGACTTACAGTTTTCAACTCTGGATGAGTACCGCTATCACGAGGCATTAGTGCATCCAGCCATGAGTGCCAGTTCAACCCGACGGCGGGTCTTGCTACTGGGGGCGGGGGACGGCTTGGCGCTACGCGAGGTGCTGAAGTGGCCGGAGGTCGAACGGGTGCTGCTGATTGACCTCGACCAGGCGGTCGTGAACTTGGCCCGTCGCCATCCCTTTCTAACCCGGGTCAATGCTGGTGCCCTAGTAGACCCTCGGGTGGAGGTTCAACAGGCGGATGCCTTTGTAGCGGCTCCCGCTCTAGATGAACGCTTCGACGTGATCATTGCCGATTTCCCGGATCCAGACCGGGAGACAATTGCCAAACTTTATGCCGAGGGCTTTTATCAACGTCTGCTGCCTCGCTTGGCGGCTGGTGGTGTGTTAGTAACTCAGGCTTCGAGTCCGTTCTTTGCGCCCCGTGCCTTTGCTTGCATTGCGGCTACGCTCCAGGCTGTAGGTCTGGCCGTGCAGCCTTATGTAATTGATGTGCCCAGTTTTGGACCTTGGGGCTTTGTGCTGGCCTCCCGTACCCCAATCACGCCAACCACGCTGCAACTGCCGGTGGCAACGCGTTTCTTGCGTCAGCCGATGCTAGCTCAGTTATTCCAACTGCCTGGCGATATCGAAATCGGTCCAGTTGAGGTTAATCGACTTGCTTATCCAATAATTGTGCGTTATCAAGATGACCCGCGTTGGGCAGCTTATCAGTAA
- a CDS encoding DUF350 domain-containing protein — translation MTTEELEANTMILPTLQKVSETIGWTVIGILLLYGGVRLFDLIDPIDYREEIRKGNLAAGIIMAALITGLAAIVIAVILS, via the coding sequence TTGACTACAGAAGAATTGGAAGCCAACACCATGATTTTGCCAACGTTACAAAAAGTTTCTGAGACGATCGGCTGGACCGTGATTGGCATTCTGTTGCTGTATGGTGGGGTGCGCCTGTTTGACCTCATTGACCCCATCGATTACCGTGAAGAGATCCGCAAAGGTAATCTTGCCGCTGGCATCATCATGGCTGCCCTGATCACAGGTTTAGCCGCCATTGTAATTGCGGTAATTTTGAGTTGA